In one Deltaproteobacteria bacterium genomic region, the following are encoded:
- the pdxT gene encoding pyridoxal 5'-phosphate synthase glutaminase subunit PdxT, whose product MKSLGVLNLQGGVVEHLDHLERLGINARPVKEEADFEDLAGLIIPGGESTCLSRLLRIFSLDEIITREFRRGMKIWGTCAGAILLARTVVGAAAHLALIDIELERNGFGSQLESFACEALVPAVAPGLLPLTFIRAPKITQIGPGVQVLLTMGEFTAAAESAGVLVTVFHPELTGCLAWHRYFARKCGLEPYDESRAPDQDRNWDNRSWTRLARIAG is encoded by the coding sequence GTGAAATCCTTAGGCGTGCTCAATCTGCAGGGCGGGGTGGTCGAACACCTGGATCATCTGGAACGGCTGGGCATCAATGCCCGGCCTGTTAAAGAGGAGGCCGATTTCGAGGATCTGGCCGGGCTCATCATTCCGGGCGGCGAAAGTACGTGTCTTTCCCGCCTGCTGCGCATCTTTTCTTTAGACGAAATCATCACGCGGGAGTTCCGCCGGGGCATGAAGATCTGGGGGACCTGCGCCGGGGCGATCCTGCTGGCCCGCACGGTTGTCGGAGCGGCAGCGCATCTGGCACTTATAGACATCGAACTGGAGCGGAACGGCTTCGGCAGCCAGCTTGAAAGTTTTGCCTGCGAAGCCCTGGTCCCGGCGGTCGCTCCGGGGCTTTTGCCCCTCACTTTTATCCGCGCCCCCAAGATCACCCAAATCGGCCCCGGTGTGCAGGTTTTGCTTACTATGGGAGAGTTTACCGCCGCCGCGGAAAGCGCTGGCGTATTAGTCACGGTTTTCCACCCGGAACTGACGGGATGCTTGGCCTGGCACCGGTATTTCGCCCGTAAATGCGGACTGGAACCCTATGATGAAAGCCGGGCGCCTGACCAGGATCGAAACTGGGACAACAGGAGTTGGACACGCCTGGCTCGCATTGCCGGATAG